One window of the Sulfitobacter alexandrii genome contains the following:
- a CDS encoding TAXI family TRAP transporter solute-binding subunit encodes MNYITSTIVAFGLTAGMATAQELDLPSQMSWTAYDTGSAGYNQAVAIGAALQDAAGVNLRVLPGKNDVSRTEPLRQGRVEFSATGVGGSFMAQEGVFDFGAENWGPQPIRVLLANNGGAINLAVGVAGDLGIEEYADLKGKRVAYIVGAPALNVNTEAYLAYGGLTWDDVERVDFGGFGASWTGLIEGQVDAAFASTNSGKAYEAEAGPRGLFWPPIDPDNAEGLERMTKIAPFFTPNKASVGATIDGTDGYQGAGYAYPVLTAIESTDADLVYNMTKAMVELFPQYDGKAPGIGGWALDKQDMEWVVPYHEGAIRFFEEKGIWTEEAQAHNDNLIARQEALAAAWEETKAANPDDWEAAWAEARRKALADGGFDVVF; translated from the coding sequence ATGAATTACATCACGTCAACCATCGTGGCGTTCGGCCTGACGGCCGGCATGGCCACCGCGCAGGAGCTGGATCTGCCCAGCCAGATGAGCTGGACGGCCTATGACACCGGCTCTGCCGGGTACAACCAGGCCGTCGCCATCGGCGCGGCGCTGCAGGACGCCGCGGGCGTGAACCTGCGCGTGCTGCCGGGCAAGAACGACGTTTCGCGCACCGAACCGCTGCGCCAGGGCCGGGTGGAATTTTCCGCGACAGGCGTGGGCGGCAGCTTCATGGCGCAGGAAGGGGTCTTCGACTTCGGCGCCGAGAACTGGGGCCCGCAGCCGATCCGTGTGCTGCTTGCGAACAACGGCGGCGCGATCAACCTCGCGGTCGGCGTCGCCGGCGATCTGGGGATCGAGGAATACGCCGATCTGAAGGGCAAGCGCGTGGCCTACATTGTCGGCGCGCCCGCGCTCAACGTGAACACCGAAGCCTACCTTGCCTATGGCGGGCTGACCTGGGACGACGTCGAGCGCGTGGATTTCGGCGGCTTCGGCGCAAGCTGGACGGGCCTGATCGAAGGGCAGGTGGACGCGGCCTTCGCCTCGACCAACTCCGGCAAGGCCTACGAGGCCGAGGCGGGACCGCGCGGCCTGTTCTGGCCGCCGATCGACCCCGACAACGCGGAAGGGCTCGAGCGGATGACCAAGATCGCGCCGTTCTTCACCCCGAACAAGGCCTCCGTCGGCGCGACGATCGACGGGACCGACGGCTACCAGGGTGCGGGTTATGCCTATCCGGTGCTGACCGCCATTGAATCGACGGATGCGGACCTTGTCTACAACATGACCAAGGCGATGGTCGAATTGTTCCCGCAGTACGACGGCAAGGCGCCGGGCATCGGCGGCTGGGCGCTGGACAAGCAGGACATGGAATGGGTGGTACCCTACCACGAAGGCGCCATCCGCTTCTTCGAGGAGAAGGGCATCTGGACCGAAGAGGCGCAGGCCCACAACGACAACCTGATTGCACGGCAGGAAGCGCTCGCCGCTGCGTGGGAGGAAACCAAGGCCGCCAACCCCGACGACTGGGAAGCGGCATGGGCCGAAGCGCGCCGCAAGGCGCTCGCGGATGGCGGCTTCGACGTCGTTTTCTGA
- the selA gene encoding L-seryl-tRNA(Sec) selenium transferase, whose translation MPPRPSDLPQIEALLSYPTIAALVDSYSRAETVAALRREIADQRAALLGDSPPDTLPDFSGPSFADGIAARIEADRLPALRSVVNATGVIIHTNLGRARLAPEAVAAMAAAGADATNLELDLESGKRGSRHAHVEALIRELTGAEAAVVVNNCAAAVLLGLMATAGGRSVIASRGELVEIGGSFRLPDVIAQSGAALREVGTTNRTRVSDYEAAIDDTTAVLLKSHASNFRIIGFTSAPDRRALARLAQDNRLIMMEDLGSGVLVDLSPYGLADEPVVAQVLDAGADLVMFSGDKLLGGPQAGIIAGRAKIVAQLKAHPLMRALRIDKLSLAALEATLRLYRAPHDPMKAVPVLRMLSDPIETVAARAAALTDALRAKGLRDLRTVDSTARVGGGSLPEQDLPSVALSVAVDGLSADGLAAALRHGKVPVVARIAQGRVLLDLRTIQDCEVPQVADAFAAVLRS comes from the coding sequence ATGCCCCCAAGACCCAGCGATCTGCCCCAGATCGAAGCGTTGCTGTCGTACCCGACGATCGCGGCGCTTGTCGACAGCTACAGCCGTGCCGAGACCGTCGCGGCGCTGCGCCGCGAGATCGCGGACCAACGCGCGGCGCTGCTGGGCGACAGCCCGCCGGACACGCTGCCGGACTTTTCCGGCCCGTCCTTTGCCGACGGCATCGCGGCACGGATCGAGGCGGACCGCCTGCCCGCCCTGCGTTCCGTGGTCAATGCCACCGGCGTCATCATCCACACCAATCTGGGTCGCGCCCGCCTCGCGCCCGAAGCGGTGGCGGCGATGGCTGCGGCAGGTGCCGACGCAACCAACCTCGAACTGGACCTGGAAAGCGGCAAGCGGGGATCGCGGCACGCGCACGTCGAGGCTCTGATCCGCGAGCTGACTGGCGCCGAGGCGGCGGTGGTGGTCAACAACTGCGCCGCCGCCGTCCTGCTCGGCCTGATGGCCACGGCGGGCGGCCGCAGCGTGATCGCGTCGCGGGGGGAACTGGTGGAAATCGGCGGCTCGTTCCGCCTGCCCGACGTGATCGCCCAGAGCGGCGCGGCCCTGCGCGAGGTCGGCACCACCAACCGCACCCGCGTGTCGGACTACGAAGCCGCCATCGACGACACCACGGCCGTGCTGCTCAAGAGCCACGCCAGCAATTTCCGGATCATCGGCTTCACCTCGGCGCCGGACCGGCGCGCGCTGGCGCGGCTTGCGCAGGACAACCGCCTCATCATGATGGAAGATCTCGGCAGCGGCGTCCTCGTGGACCTCTCCCCCTATGGCCTGGCCGACGAACCCGTCGTGGCGCAGGTGCTAGACGCCGGCGCGGACCTCGTGATGTTCTCGGGCGACAAGCTGCTGGGCGGTCCGCAGGCGGGGATCATCGCCGGACGCGCAAAGATCGTAGCGCAGCTCAAGGCGCACCCGCTGATGCGGGCGCTGCGGATCGACAAGCTGTCGTTGGCGGCGCTGGAAGCCACGCTGCGGCTCTATCGCGCGCCGCACGATCCGATGAAGGCGGTTCCGGTGCTGCGCATGCTGTCCGACCCGATCGAGACCGTGGCGGCACGGGCTGCAGCCCTGACCGACGCGTTGCGCGCCAAGGGCCTGCGCGACCTGAGAACGGTGGACAGCACCGCCCGTGTCGGGGGCGGATCGTTGCCGGAACAAGACCTGCCCAGCGTGGCGCTGTCCGTCGCGGTCGACGGGCTTTCCGCCGACGGGCTGGCGGCAGCGCTGCGCCACGGCAAGGTGCCGGTGGTGGCCCGCATCGCCCAGGGGCGGGTGCTGCTCGACCTGCGCACGATCCAGGACTGCGAAGTGCCCCAAGTCGCCGATGCCTTTGCCGCGGTGCTGCGGTCATGA
- the selB gene encoding selenocysteine-specific translation elongation factor, whose product MTAGAIVVIGHVDHGKTALVQTLTGIDTDRLAEEKARGLSIVAGYAHRRYTCGTVDFVDAPGHGDFVQAMISAVSGTRAALVVIAATEGIAAQTREHLAIARLMGVTDAVVAVTKVDLLPPKAVAAHLDAIRAGLASGPFARAPVVACSSVSGEGIEALHDAIKTMLQQEPPGSGPPCAFLPVDRVFTLPGRGTIVTGTLSGGGVSVGDALRLQPGGREVTLRGLHSRDRARDRIAPGGRTAANLRGVSPEEIPRGAVLCDPAAGNAATTIDVALHILPEAPEVKHMQEVRLHVGTASVVGQLRLYGGGRLVPGADGFAQLRFRLPVMTYAGQHGILRRLSPAETLGGAVVLDPRAPQVRAGNEARADVLRAAWTGEIAGIADALVTAGGGAADLADVARLARCAESDPQALPEREFPRIAPGRITTHRAFSERRSAVCATLADIHASHPARSGVPLATFAARGAAPDLVDHVAQNLVSDGLCRRNARGLTLATHDPEAALPPADRERLDGLEAQFRTAGLSPPDADSVLRDDSDRELLALLIDLGRLVPLANIALKRTVMLHADTLQAAAADLQATFADAGPFPTGAARDALGTSRRVIVPVLEHFDTLGVTARDGDLRRVIAAYPVSPGKRAR is encoded by the coding sequence ATGACGGCAGGCGCCATTGTCGTCATCGGCCACGTGGATCACGGCAAGACGGCGCTGGTCCAGACGTTGACCGGGATCGACACCGACAGGCTGGCGGAGGAAAAGGCGCGCGGCCTGTCCATCGTCGCCGGTTACGCGCATCGTCGCTACACCTGCGGAACGGTCGATTTCGTCGATGCACCCGGCCACGGCGATTTCGTGCAGGCGATGATTTCCGCCGTGTCCGGCACCCGGGCCGCACTGGTGGTGATTGCCGCGACCGAAGGGATTGCCGCCCAGACCCGCGAACACCTCGCCATCGCGCGGCTGATGGGCGTGACCGATGCCGTCGTGGCGGTCACGAAGGTGGACCTTCTGCCCCCCAAGGCCGTGGCCGCGCACCTCGACGCAATACGCGCCGGGCTCGCGTCGGGCCCGTTCGCCCGCGCCCCGGTTGTCGCCTGTTCGTCCGTGAGCGGCGAAGGGATCGAGGCGCTGCACGATGCCATCAAAACGATGCTGCAGCAGGAGCCGCCAGGCAGCGGCCCGCCCTGCGCCTTCCTGCCGGTCGACCGCGTCTTCACCCTGCCCGGCCGCGGCACCATCGTGACCGGCACGCTGTCGGGCGGCGGCGTTTCCGTCGGCGACGCGCTGCGGCTTCAACCCGGCGGGAGGGAGGTCACCCTGCGGGGCCTGCACAGCCGGGACCGGGCGCGGGACAGGATCGCGCCGGGTGGACGCACGGCGGCGAACCTGCGCGGCGTCTCCCCCGAGGAAATCCCCCGCGGCGCCGTCTTGTGCGACCCTGCGGCGGGCAATGCCGCCACCACGATCGACGTGGCGCTGCACATCCTGCCGGAGGCCCCTGAAGTGAAACACATGCAGGAGGTGCGCCTGCACGTGGGCACGGCAAGTGTCGTGGGGCAGCTGCGCCTCTACGGTGGCGGAAGACTGGTACCGGGCGCGGACGGGTTCGCCCAGCTTCGTTTCCGCTTGCCGGTCATGACCTACGCGGGGCAACACGGCATCCTGCGCCGCCTGTCCCCGGCCGAGACGCTGGGCGGCGCCGTGGTGCTCGACCCGCGGGCGCCGCAGGTGCGCGCTGGTAACGAGGCACGTGCGGACGTACTGCGCGCCGCGTGGACGGGGGAAATCGCCGGCATCGCGGACGCGCTGGTGACGGCAGGCGGCGGGGCCGCCGACCTCGCCGATGTGGCGCGCCTTGCGCGCTGCGCGGAAAGCGATCCGCAGGCCCTGCCAGAGCGGGAGTTTCCCCGGATCGCACCGGGCCGGATCACGACGCACCGCGCGTTCTCGGAAAGGCGATCCGCGGTCTGCGCCACCTTGGCAGACATCCACGCCAGCCACCCCGCACGCTCCGGTGTGCCGCTGGCCACCTTCGCGGCACGCGGCGCGGCGCCCGACCTCGTCGACCACGTGGCGCAAAACCTCGTCTCGGACGGACTGTGCCGCCGGAACGCGCGGGGGCTCACGCTGGCCACGCACGATCCGGAGGCCGCGCTCCCGCCCGCTGACCGCGAGCGGCTGGACGGGCTGGAGGCGCAGTTTCGCACCGCGGGGCTTTCCCCGCCCGACGCGGACAGCGTCCTGCGTGACGACAGCGACCGCGAACTGCTGGCGTTGCTGATCGACCTCGGCCGCCTGGTGCCGCTTGCCAACATCGCGCTCAAGCGGACCGTGATGCTGCACGCCGACACCTTGCAGGCCGCCGCCGCCGATCTGCAGGCAACCTTCGCCGATGCCGGCCCCTTCCCGACCGGCGCGGCGCGTGACGCGCTTGGCACCAGCCGCCGGGTGATCGTCCCGGTGCTGGAGCACTTCGACACCCTCGGCGTGACCGCACGCGACGGCGACCTGCGTCGGGTCATCGCCGCTTATCCGGTTTCCCCCGGCAAGCGCGCCCGCTAG
- a CDS encoding TlpA family protein disulfide reductase: MTDDTTETSQPAFTLDTFGGDSRAFPTGRDALVCFVKEDCETCNTAAPVLETLHRAFGTEMDILLVSQSGEDTPVFGARHDLGMPLLDDRSCRTAFAWDIESVPSVFLCDADGTCATRFEGFVRDDWQSLASDLAERTGKPAAKIDWEALPAWRPGCGSKHLDPAVFDRLRAEAEDSPIRARRIEIASGDDVAEFLFDQGFSDGLPLVPPTPERVMRMLSGTHRDPQDVIAVVPPNMGEATVEKIAINAAMAGCKPEYLPVVIAGVEAVCTDDFNIHGVTATTMGAAPVMVVNGPIRERIGMNMGLGALGAGNRANATIGRALRMVVRNVGGASTGGVERSTLGNPMKFTMCFAEWEERAPWEPLHVERGFARDESVVTVFAMTGGPVHIVDQTSRTPGQISGSLGMGLEGVFLPKMHNLPIDALLVVCPEHIDTLMRDGPWDKDRLRDRIQEVTARPLRDMVADANSGAGIPPEAAAQMDAAALDRLAPKFAGKEFIHIVVAGSDAGKFSSAFHGWATGEVGSISVSRKIDLG; the protein is encoded by the coding sequence ATGACCGACGACACGACAGAGACCTCGCAACCCGCGTTCACCCTCGACACTTTCGGAGGCGACAGCCGCGCCTTTCCCACGGGCAGGGATGCTCTGGTGTGTTTCGTCAAGGAAGACTGCGAAACCTGCAACACCGCAGCACCGGTGCTTGAAACCTTGCACCGGGCCTTCGGCACCGAGATGGACATCCTGCTGGTCTCGCAGTCGGGCGAAGACACCCCGGTCTTCGGCGCGCGGCACGATCTGGGGATGCCGTTGCTCGACGACCGCAGTTGTCGCACCGCCTTTGCCTGGGACATCGAAAGCGTCCCGTCGGTTTTCCTGTGCGATGCCGATGGCACCTGCGCGACCCGGTTCGAGGGCTTCGTGCGGGACGACTGGCAATCCCTGGCCTCGGACTTGGCGGAACGGACAGGCAAGCCGGCCGCCAAGATCGACTGGGAGGCGCTGCCCGCGTGGCGCCCCGGCTGCGGGTCGAAGCACCTCGACCCCGCGGTTTTCGACCGGCTGCGCGCGGAAGCGGAGGACAGCCCGATCCGGGCCCGCCGGATCGAGATCGCCAGCGGCGACGATGTGGCGGAATTCCTGTTCGATCAGGGGTTTTCGGACGGGCTGCCACTGGTCCCGCCCACGCCCGAGCGCGTGATGCGCATGCTGTCCGGCACCCACCGCGACCCGCAGGACGTGATCGCCGTCGTGCCTCCGAACATGGGTGAGGCCACGGTCGAAAAGATCGCGATCAACGCCGCCATGGCAGGGTGCAAACCCGAATACCTGCCCGTGGTCATCGCAGGGGTCGAAGCGGTCTGCACCGACGACTTCAACATCCACGGCGTCACGGCCACGACGATGGGTGCGGCCCCGGTGATGGTGGTGAACGGCCCGATCCGGGAGCGGATCGGCATGAACATGGGCCTTGGCGCGCTGGGCGCGGGCAACCGCGCCAACGCCACCATCGGACGCGCGCTTCGGATGGTGGTGCGCAACGTCGGCGGCGCGTCGACCGGCGGGGTCGAGCGTTCGACGCTGGGCAACCCAATGAAGTTCACCATGTGCTTCGCGGAATGGGAAGAACGCGCCCCGTGGGAGCCGCTGCACGTGGAACGCGGCTTTGCCCGTGACGAATCGGTTGTGACCGTCTTTGCGATGACCGGGGGGCCGGTGCATATCGTGGACCAGACATCGCGCACCCCCGGCCAGATCTCGGGCTCGCTGGGCATGGGGCTGGAGGGGGTCTTCCTGCCGAAGATGCACAACCTGCCCATCGACGCGCTGCTGGTGGTGTGCCCCGAGCATATAGATACCCTGATGCGCGACGGCCCATGGGACAAGGACCGGCTGCGCGACCGCATCCAGGAGGTGACCGCGCGCCCCCTGCGCGACATGGTCGCCGACGCGAATTCGGGCGCGGGCATCCCGCCCGAGGCCGCCGCGCAGATGGACGCCGCCGCGCTGGACCGTCTCGCGCCCAAGTTCGCGGGCAAGGAATTCATTCACATCGTCGTGGCCGGATCGGACGCGGGCAAGTTTTCCTCCGCGTTTCACGGCTGGGCCACGGGCGAGGTCGGATCCATCTCGGTTTCACGCAAGATCGATCTGGGATAA
- a CDS encoding UGSC family (seleno)protein: MTTILDPTDERTPVARQLAERSGRLEGVIGLLDISKPRGNVFLDALEGLLAEKAPGITTRRYTKPTFAKPCPDALRQEIRGECDYLIEALADUGSCTTCSMHDNVWFEIQGIPAVAVASSEFGQAAEYQRRALGMEDARFVLVPHPIQDATDDEMRAKAAEAADQIIAALTAG, encoded by the coding sequence ATGACGACAATTCTCGACCCCACGGACGAAAGGACACCGGTGGCGCGCCAGCTTGCCGAGCGGTCCGGTCGGCTGGAGGGGGTGATCGGCCTCTTGGACATCAGCAAGCCGCGCGGCAACGTTTTTCTGGACGCGCTCGAAGGGTTGCTGGCGGAAAAGGCGCCGGGGATCACCACGCGGCGCTATACCAAGCCGACCTTTGCCAAGCCCTGTCCCGACGCGCTGCGCCAGGAGATCCGGGGAGAGTGCGATTACCTGATCGAAGCGCTGGCCGACTGAGGATCCTGTACGACGTGCAGTATGCACGACAACGTCTGGTTTGAAATCCAGGGGATCCCGGCAGTCGCCGTCGCATCGAGCGAATTCGGCCAGGCCGCCGAATACCAGCGCCGCGCGCTGGGCATGGAAGATGCGCGTTTCGTGCTGGTGCCGCATCCGATCCAGGATGCCACCGACGACGAGATGCGCGCAAAGGCCGCCGAAGCGGCGGATCAGATCATCGCGGCGCTCACCGCCGGCTGA
- a CDS encoding SDR family oxidoreductase, with the protein MAHLDGKTAWITGAGGGIGEAAARALADSGAHVVLSGRRKEELDRVAADIAAVGGSAEAAPLDVMDADATGTVCEGIAARRARIDIFMANAGINVPNRSVSAITPADFARVVDVNLNGVMYGVLAVLPHMRARGQGTLILTSSWAGRHVSRVTGPAYSASKHAVVALSHSINQEEGANGIRCTALMPGEVATPIMQKRPVPPSAEDMARMLQPDDMGAMVRYIAEAPPHVCLNEVLISPTWNRSFVGVAEMGGTKL; encoded by the coding sequence ATGGCACATCTCGACGGCAAGACAGCGTGGATCACGGGCGCAGGGGGCGGTATCGGCGAAGCGGCGGCGCGGGCACTGGCGGACAGCGGCGCCCACGTGGTTCTTTCGGGGCGACGCAAGGAGGAGCTGGACCGCGTGGCCGCCGACATCGCTGCCGTAGGCGGCAGTGCCGAGGCCGCGCCGCTCGACGTGATGGATGCCGACGCGACCGGGACGGTCTGCGAGGGCATCGCGGCCCGGCGGGCGCGCATCGACATCTTCATGGCGAACGCCGGGATCAATGTGCCGAACCGGTCGGTAAGCGCGATCACGCCCGCGGATTTCGCGCGGGTGGTCGACGTCAACCTGAACGGGGTGATGTACGGCGTGCTGGCGGTGTTGCCGCACATGCGCGCCCGCGGTCAGGGGACGCTGATCCTGACGTCTTCATGGGCCGGACGGCACGTATCGCGGGTGACCGGGCCGGCGTACAGCGCCTCGAAACACGCGGTTGTCGCGCTCAGCCATTCCATCAACCAGGAAGAAGGCGCCAACGGCATCCGGTGCACCGCCCTGATGCCGGGAGAGGTGGCCACGCCGATCATGCAGAAACGGCCGGTGCCGCCGTCGGCGGAGGACATGGCCCGCATGCTGCAGCCCGACGACATGGGCGCGATGGTGCGATACATCGCCGAGGCGCCGCCCCATGTCTGCCTGAACGAGGTGCTCATCAGCCCGACATGGAACCGCAGTTTCGTGGGCGTAGCCGAGATGGGCGGCACGAAACTTTGA